The Anolis carolinensis isolate JA03-04 chromosome 2, rAnoCar3.1.pri, whole genome shotgun sequence genome has a window encoding:
- the tspyl2 gene encoding testis-specific Y-encoded-like protein 2, with protein MSGDGGRGDPPAPAPKQRRLDPACQLQKETEAAQALADMTAWGGGSLETANQQEARDSPAAEAKGGLETPGRQGARGRPARGEESAGGSETDGAAKGAPETAAREESGDGREGRRKRKEARERRRAAEEECSVISVGEEEDDDEDEEEGEGGGRPQPPRKTEQYLEALEAVQLELEAVNQQASRTFSRLKAKFGHMRRPHLERRNRIIQNIPGFWVTAFLNHPQLSAMINDRDEDTLSYMTNLQVEDFTHAKSGCKIKFYFNSNPYFQNEVIVKEFQCGSSGRLVSHSTPIRWWRGQDPLAHGRKNFEMGRSFFSWFCDHSFPAGDRIAEIIKEDLWPNPLQYYLMGEGGENGEEDSETENGDDFVVIVDDDGDDGEDEEEEEEDVHEIMDEEECGQGKAVEEVLSEPEDDGAGAKSSVSEKLHEKDSEVEEDG; from the exons ATGAGTGGGGACGGTGGGCGCGGGGACCCACCAGCCCCGGCTCCTAAGCAGCGGCGCTTAGATCCAGCttgccaactgcagaaggaaaCTGAGGCCGCCCAAGCGCTGGCTGACATGACGGCTTGGGGCGGCGGGAGCCTTGAAACCGCCAACCAGCAGGAGGCGCGCGACAGCCCTGCGGCGGAGGCGAAGGGGGGCCTGGAAACGCCTGGCCGGCAGGGGGCGCGCGGCCGTCCCGCTCGAGGGGAAGAGTCCGCGGGGGGCTCCGAAACCGACGGCGCGGCGAAAGGGGCCCCCGAAACAGCCGCTCGGGAGGAGAGCGGGGATGGCCGCGAGGgtcggaggaagaggaaggaggcccGGGAAAGGCGGAGGGCGGCCGAAGAGGAGTGCTCGGTTATCTCCGTGGGCGAGGAGGAGGACGATGACGAAGACGAGGAGGAGGGCGAGGGCGGAGGAAGGCCCCAGCCCCCTCGCAAAACGGAGCAGTATTTGGAGGCGCTGGAGGCCGTGCAACTGGAACTGGAGGCCGTGAACCAGCAGGCCAGCCGCACCTTCTCCCGCCTCAAGGCCAAGTTCGGCCACATGCGGCGCCCGCACCTGGAGCGACGAAACCGCATCATCCAGAACATCCCGGGCTTCTGGGTCACCGCC TTTCTCAACCATCCCCAGCTTTCAGCCATGATCAATGACCGGGATGAGGACACCCTGAGCTACATGACCAATCTGCAG GTTGAAGATTTCACCCATGCGAAGTCAGGCTGCAAGATCAAATTCTACTTCAACAGCAACCCCTACTTCCAGAACGAAGTCATTGTGAAGGAGTTCCAGTGTGGTTCCTCTG GGAGACTGGTTTCCCATTCTACCCCCATCCGCTGGTGGCGTGGCCAGGACCCATTGGCTCATGGTCGGAAGAATTTTGAGATGGGCCGCAGCTTCTTCAGCTGGTTCTGTGACCACAGCTTCCCAGCAGGAGACCGCATTGCTGAG ATCATTAAAGAGGATCTCTGGCCCAATCCGTTGCAATACTACCTGATGGGCGAAGGTGGAGAAAATGGTGAAGAAGACAG TGAGACAGAAAATGGTGACGACTTCGTAGTGATTgtggatgatgatggtgatgatggtgaagacgaggaggaagaggaagaagatgtaCATGAGATCATGGATGAGGAGGAGTGTGGACAAG GCAAAGCTGTAGAAGAGGTCCTTAGTGAACCAGAAGATGATGGTGCTGGTGCTAAATCGTCTGTCTCTGAGAAACTACATGAGAAAGATTCTGAGGTGGAAGAAGATGGCTAG
- the gpr173 gene encoding probable G-protein coupled receptor 173: MASANETEEAHGSAPHAASTYAKLLLLGLIICVSLAGNLSLSLLVLKERGLHKAPYYFLLDLCLADVIRSAVCFPFVLVSIRHGSAWTYSVLSCKIVAFMAVLFCFHAAFLLFCISVTRYMAVAHHRFYAKRMTFWTCIAVICMVWTLSVAMAFPPVFDVGTYKFIREEDQCIFEHRYFKANDTLGFMLMLAVLIFATHVVYIKLLLFEYRHRKMKPVQMVPAISQNWTFHGPGATGQAAANWIAGFGRGPMPPTLLGIRQNAHAANRRLLGMEEFKAEKRLGRMFYVITLLFLVLWSPYIVACYWRVFVKACSIPHRYLSTAVWMSFAQAAVNPIVCFLLNKDLKKGLIAHIPCWRTEPELPREPYCVM, from the coding sequence ATGGCCAGTGCCAATGAGACTGAAGAGGCCCACGGCTCAGCACCCCACGCAGCCTCCACCTATGCCAAGCTGTTGCTTCTGGGCCTCATAATCTGTGTGAGTCTGGCGGGGAACCTATCCCTCTCGCTGCTTGTGTTGAAAGAACGTGGCCTCCACAAGGCCCCCTATTACTTCCTGCTGGACTTGTGCCTGGCTGACGTGATCCGCTCAGCTGTTTGCTTCCCTTTTGTCCTTGTTTCTATCCGCCATGGCTCTGCCTGGACCTACAGTGTGCTGAGTTGCAAGATTGTGGCCTTCATGGCTGTCCTTTTCTGTTTCCATGCTGCCTTTCTCCTCTTCTGCATCAGTGTCACGCGCTACATGGCTGTGGCCCACCACCGCTTCTATGCCAAACGCATGACCTTCTGGACGTGCATAGCTGTCATCTGCATGGTGTGGACTTTGTCAGTGGCCATGGCCTTTCCGCCAGTCTTTGATGTTGGGACTTACAAGTTCATTCGTGAAGAGGACCAATGCATCTTTGAGCACCGCTACTTCAAAGCCAATGACACTCTGGGCTTCATGCTCATGCTAGCTGTTCTGATCTTTGCCACCCACGTGGTTTACATCAAGCTCCTTCTCTTTGAGTATCGCCATCGTAAGATGAAGCCTGTCCAGATGGTCCCAGCCATCAGCCAAAACTGGACGTTTCACGGGCCTGGAGCCACAGGCCAAGCTGCGGCTAACTGGATTGCTGGCTTTGGCCGTGGCCCCATGCCTCCCACCTTGTTGGGCATCCGGCAGAATGCCCATGCTGCCAACCGGCGCTTGCTGGGCATGGAAGAATTCAAGGCTGAGAAGAGGCTAGGTAGGATGTTCTACGTCATCACTTTGCTCTTCTTGGTTCTCTGGTCACCCTACATCGTGGCCTGCTACTGGAGGGTATTTGTCAAAGCCTGTAGCATCCCCCACCGCTACCTCTCCACAGCTGTTTGGATGAGCTTTGCCCAAGCGGCTGTCAACCCTATAGTTTGCTTTCTACTCAACAAAGACCTCAAGAAGGGCTTGATTGCCCACATTCCCTGCTGGAGGACAGAGCCTGAACTACCCAGAGAGCCTTACTGTGTGATGTGA